The following coding sequences lie in one Takifugu flavidus isolate HTHZ2018 chromosome 4, ASM371156v2, whole genome shotgun sequence genomic window:
- the tmem167b gene encoding protein kish-B — protein sequence MTNVYSFDGILVFGLLFICTCAYFKKVPRLNNWLLSEKKGVWGVFYKAAVIGSRLHIAVALSCLAMAFYIVFLK from the exons ATGACAAATG tgtATTCTTTTGATGGCATCCTGGTATTTGGACTGCTGTTCATTTGCACCTGTGCATACTTCAAAAAGGTGCCCCGACTCAACAactggctgctgtcagagaaGAAAGGAGTGTGGGGTGTCTTCTACAAAG CTGCGGTAATTGGATCACGGCTTCACATCGCTGTGGCGCTTTCCTGTTTAGCCATGGCCTTCTACATTGTCTTCCTCAAATGA
- the b3galt6 gene encoding beta-1,3-galactosyltransferase 6, producing MNLLRLICRHKTAVVISIFCCFAVVLVFLAKCTSETLKQGQQYPPGLAQHVKTLNSHVKDRSAPSTAKGLSVFLVVLITTGPKYTERRSIIRSTWLAKRDSDVLCRFVVGTQGLSHEDLQNLNIEQGRHKDLLLLPDLRDSYENLTLKLLHMYSWLDQNVEFKFVFKADDDTFARMDLLKEELKLKEPNQLYWGFFSGRGRVKTAGKWRESTWDLCDYYLPYALGGGYVLSADLVHYVHLNAAYFKTWQSEDVSLGAWLAPVNVRRTHDPRFDTEYKSRGCNNKYLVTHKQSLEDMLEKHQTLQRDGRLCKEEVKLRLSYVYDWSVPPSQCCQRKDGIP from the coding sequence ATGAATTTGTTGCGTCTGATCTGTCGCCACAAGACCGCTGTGGTGATTagcattttctgctgctttgctgtAGTTTTGGTCTTCTTAGCCAAATGTACCTCGGAAACGTTGAAACAGGGCCAGCAGTATCCTCCAGGACTGGCCCAGCATGTAAAGACCTTGAACTCCCATGTCAAGGACCGTAGTGCTCCCTCCACAGCTAAAGGCTTATCGGTGTTCCTGGTTGTCCTCATCACAACTGGGCCTAAATACACAGAGCGAAGGAGTATCATCCGCAGTACTTGGTTGGCAAAGAGGGATTCTGATGTGTTGTGCAGGTTTGTAGTGGGAACTCAAGGGTTATCACACGAGGACCTGCAGAATCTAAACATAGAGCAAGGGAGGCACAAGgacctgcttttattacccGACTTGCGAGATTCTTATGAGAATTTGACACTAAAATTGCTTCATATGTACTCCTGGCTGGACCAGAATGTTGAATTTAAATTTGTCTTCAAAGCCGATGATGACACATTTGCCCGCATGGATCTCCTCAAAGAGGAACTGAAGTTAAAAGAGCCCAACCAGTTGTACTGGGGTTTCTTCTCAGGGAGGGGTCGAGTGAAAACAGCTGGGAAGTGGAGAGAAAGTACTTGGGATCTCTGTGACTATTACTTGCCCTACGCTCTGGGCGGTGGTTACGTACTCTCTGCTGATTTGGTACATTATGTGCACCTGAACGCAGCTTACTTCAAGACCTGGCAGAGTGAGGATGTGTCTCTGGGAGCCTGGCTGGCCCCGGTTAATGTGCGTCGGACTCATGACCCACGCTTCGACACGGAGTATAAATCCCGCGGTTGCAATAACAAGTATTTGGTGACACACAAGCAGAGCTTGGAGGACATGCTGGAAAAACACCAGACTCTGCAGCGAGATGGGAGGCTCTGTAAGGAGGAGGTGAAACTGCGACTGTCCTATGTCTATGATTGGAGTGTGCCCCCCTCACAGTGCTGCCAAAGGAAGGATGGTATTCCCTAA